Genomic DNA from Methanofollis sp. W23:
TCCTCATCGTGCTCGGGCTCGGGGTGCTGGCGGCCGGGCAGGAGTGACGCCAATCTTTAAGAGTCCGGCGGGCGCGAGAGCGTGCCTATGGGGCGGGACATCTACGCCGAATCGCTGGCCCTCCATGAACGCCACCATGGAAAGATCGGGATCAGAGGGAAGGTGGCGGTCAGGACGGCCCACGACCTGGGCCTCACCTACACGCCTGGCGTCGCCGGGGTGAGCCGCCAGGTCGCCGCCGACCCAGACCTCGCCTACCGCTACACCCTCAAGGCCAACACCGTGGCGATCGTCTCGGACGGCTCGGCGGTCCTCGGGCTCGGGGACATCGGGGGCTACGGGGCTATCCCGGTGATGGAAGGCAAGGCCCTGCTCTTCAAGGAGTTTGCCGGGATCGACGCCTTTCCGATCTGTTTTGCCGACAAAGGCCAGGACCTCGTCGGGCAGATCAGGAACATCGCCCCGGTCTTTGGCGGGATCAACCTGGAGGACATCGCGGCGCCGCGGTGTTTTGCGATCGAAGAGGCCCTCCAGGACCTCGGGATCCCGGTGATGCACGACGATCAGCACGGGACCGGGGTGGTGGTCCTTGCGGCCCTCGTCAATGCCTGCCGCGTCCTCGGGAAGGACTTTGCCGACCTGACGATCGTGGTGAGCGGGGGCGGGGCGGCCGGATACGGCGTCGCCCGTCTCCTCACCTGCCTGGGGATGGACCGCCACCTCTGCACCCCGGTCTGGGACATCATCGTCTGCGACAGCAAGGGGACGCTCCACCGCGGGCGGCAAGACCTCCTCACGGTCCCGCACAAGTACATCCTCGCCCACGAGACTAACCGGCATGACCTCGACGGCACCCTCGCCGATGCGCTGGTCGGCGCCGATGTCTTCATCGGGGTCTCGGCCCCGGGGATCGTGACCGCCGAGATGGTCGGGTCGATGCACGACGACCCGGTGGTCCTGGCCCTGGCCAACCCGGTCCCTGAGATCATGCCTGACGAGGCGTCGGCCGCGGGGGCGGCGGTCGTCGGGACCGGGCGGAGCGACTTCCCAAACCAGGTCAACAATGTCCTTGCCTTCCCAGGGATCTTCAGGGGCGCCCTCGACGCCGCGGCGTCCAGGATCACCGACGAGATGAAACTGGCGGCCGCCGCGGCGCTTGCCGCCACCGTCGATGATCCGCGCCCTGACCACATACTCCCCGACGTCCTCGACCGCCGGGTCACCGGGGCCGTCGCCGCCGCCGTGCACGAGGCGGCGGTGCAGGGTGGGTGCGCCAGGCGCCACCCAGAGGAGGTGGACTCGAGTGCAGGAACCGGCAGGGAATACAGGGGCACCCACCCGCCGTGAGCGCGACGCCCTCGGCATGCGTGCGGTGCCCGCAGAGGTCTACTGGGGAGTCCAGACCCTGCGGGCAGTCGAGAATTTCCAGGTGAGCGGTGTGCGGGAACCTGCGGCACTGGTGAGGGCGTATCTCGTGCTCAAGAAGGCGGCGGCCTATGCGAATATGGCCCTCGGCGAGATCGACGCGGAACTGGGGTGGGCGATCGTCAAAGCCGCGGACGAGGGGCTTGAAGGGCGCTTCGACGACCAGTTTGTGGTGGACGTCTTCCAGGCCGGGGCGGGGACGTCTTTTCACATGAATGTCAACGAGGTGCTGGCAAACCGCGCCCTCGAACTCCTTGGACGCGAGAAGGGCGACTACGATTACCTCTCCCCGAACGACCATGTCGGCAGGTGCCAGTCGACCCACGACACCTTCCCGACGGCCTCGCATCTTGCGATCATCACCGAGGCCGACCGTCTCCTTGCGGTCCTGGACTCCCTGGCAAGGGCCTTCTCCAGGAAAGGGGAGGAGTTCGCAGACGTCCAGAAGAGTGGGCGGACTCACCTCACCGACGCCCTGCCCCTCACCCTCGGCGCCGAGTTCGTGGCTTATGCCACGGCGCTCCGCCGGGCGGCATGGCGGGTGAAGGAGCGGCGGGAAGACCTCAGGGAGGTGGCCATCGGCGGGACCGCGAACGGGACCGGGGCCAACGCCCACCCTGAGTTCCGCGAGACCGTCCTCGCCGACCTCAACAGGTTCACCGGCCTTGGGCTCATTCCTGCCACCGATTCCTTCGAGGCCCTCCAGAGCAGGGCGGCGATGGCGGCCTTCTCCGGGGCGCTGCGCGAACTTGCCCTTGAACTGATCAGGATCGCCAACGACCTCAGGCTCCTTGGTTCGGGGCCGACGAGCGGTCTGGCCGAGATCACCTTCCCGGCCGTCCAGTCGGGTTCCTCGACGATGAACGGGAAGGTGAACCCGGTGATGGCCGAGTGCCTTGACATGGTCGGGTTCCAGGTGGTGGGCAACGACACTGCCGTCGCCCTCGCCGCCCAGGCCGGGCAGGTCGACCTGAACGTGATGACCCCGGTGATGACCGCCAACATCCTCGCCTCTCTCTCGCTCCTCACCTCCTTCCTCCCGCTCTTCGAGGAGAAGTGCGTCGCCGGGATAGGAGCGAACCGCGGCCAGGCCCGCGCCTTGTTGATGAAGAACCCGGCGCTCGCCTCCCTCCTCTCGCCGCAGATCGGTCATCTCAGGGCGGCCAACCTTGCCGGGGAGGCGAGGCGCCGGGGAGTGGCGGTCCCGGCCCTGGCGGTGGAGAAGGGGTATCTCACCGAGAAGGAGGCGGCCGAACTTTTTGATATGGAGAGGATGGCGCGGGGACTGTATGCCAGGTATCCGTGGACGCACCAGGAGAGGGAGGACGAGGGATGAGTATTGAGTTCTGGAGAAACCCTCGCCCGCCGTCCCATGGTCTCATGCCTCAGGCGCGGCGAGGGAGTGAGAGTTCCTACAGTTCTCCTGTCTGAAAAAGAACGGAAAGAGTCCATCTGAACGGATCTCTCTGGTGGGGGGCGTGCCGCCACATTATAAAGTGGGGGGGCGGAGTCCCCGGCACGATCAATAGGAGAAGGCGAGCGAGACATAGACATCCCAGGCATGAATGAGGATCTCCCATGAGTCGATCCCAAACTATCCATGCTCGATCAATCATGTGGTTCGAGACCTTTTCTCTGCCTTCCCCGCTTCAATCGCAATCTCGGAGGGTACGGGGGGGCCCTGGCTTGATTGACGGTGGGGGGCAGGCCGATCCGACGCGCCGCTCACACGAAAATAAATGAGTGTATCCTTACTCTCTCCTGCTGCCCCTGGATAACGAGAGGTGGGGGGAGGTAGAGTGGCGTTGCCACATGGTGTCTCGCTCCAGGAGGGGAGCATGGGTCCACCCTCTCCAGAGAACTCCAGAAATGTTCATCGAGGTCGTCCCAACACTTTTCCGCCCCCCTCTTCACCGGTGAGAGCGAGGGATGAGAATGAAGAGAGCCTTTTTGGTTCGAGTATGATTCATCCGCTTTCCCTCATCTTCTTGTCGGGGGGCGCGTGCCCCCCGGTGGAGGAGAGCGTTTTGAATTTCTGGAAGGAAGCACTTCGGTTCGAGGGGATGGTCACTCCAGGAGAGTTCTGTGATGTGCTCATCATGTATAAAGCCGAAAATTTTCTTGAACTCGTTGGGGTTTGTTTCCCCAGGATGAAGACTGGACCAGACAACGAGAAATTATGAAGCCCGACGGGTATGCGACGAAGAGGTGAGGGGTCTCCACCCTCATCAGGGGTTCATGGAAAAATAGTTCGTGCAGTGGCCTGAAGCGCCCCTTCAACCCATGCATGACCTTACGGAGCTCTGATTTACTCTTTTGAGAGAAAGAGGTCGCCGCCAGGGTACTCCTGAATTTCCACATTCGGACGGGGTGAATATCCGCAACTCACACATTGCCAGAACATAATCTCATTATCGCCTTTTTTCACATAGATCGGGACGAATAATTCTTTTTGACCGCATACCGGGCAATCGCTTTTTCGTGGGGTGGGGATATTGACGGACATTTTATTACGCCACTACACAATTATTGTATTGAATATAAAAGGTTTTGTTAGACTGCAGGTATGATCGGACCTACAGATTTCGTTTTTTTATCGATCAGACCGTATGCTCGATCCCCGGCCCCGAGAAATTCTCGTAATATCTCCTTGAAAAGGGAATGATGGCTTTTCATGGCTATCCTGCGACCCAGCGGGCGCTGCGCTCCAGGGCAGAAGAGGCGAGCATAGAGAGGATGTTACCGTTCACGATACAAAGTCAGGGAAAAAGTCTCGGGCAAAATCGTGAGGTCACCCAGAACGTTCCGACCTTGATATACGATTGGAAAGGGTTTGTAGAATTGCTCGTCGTGGAGGGATCAGGGGGTGCCATCCCTCCCGCGCGAGGAGGCGATAGGGGCAGGAGGCAGAGGGCCGAGCACGCCGGGGAAGTTTTTTTATCCTCTGTGTATCGGCTTCAACGGGATCATGTGGGTTCATATCCTCATGCAAACCTGAGGAGACGATCTTCAGGACCCTTGTCTTAGAGGTCATCCCAACACTCTCCCGCCCTCCCCCTCGCCGATGAGGGTGACGGATGAGAATGAAGAGATCCCTCTGTTTTCATCGTGCACCCATGCATCCGTCGCCTTTCCCTACACCCCCCGGGGGGTGAGTGCCGCTCTGACCTCCGGGATGAAGATAGGGCCGGGAAGGCACAATCGATGAATCTGAACGGGGATGTGACAACCGCCACCATCGCTCGCGTCAGGAGTTCGGGGGGTAGCACGCTCCCCTGGGGAGAGCATCGCCAGGAGGATTTCTACAGGGCCAGTCTTTGGTACTTCTGTGATCTGCTCATTTTCAAAATAGAACCCTGGAGAAGTTCTTCTGGTGATTATCTGTCCTCCCCCGGAATCCCCTGTCCTGGATCTCAAAGAAAAGCATCGAGTCGCGTTCCGCCGTCAGGAGAGATGAAGTCCTCCCAAGACCCTTGATCTCTGAAAGTATCTGTCAATTGGTAACAAAGAAGAAGTGCGCCGATCGGGACTCGAACCCGAGTTTAGGCGTTGGCAACGCCTAGTGATAACCACTACACTATCGGCGCTCTGCTGGTGTTGTATCACCGCAGTGCTCTCTAATATTCGCTACACTCACATATAATGGTTTCCCAGATCGGGGGGTCTGGAGAGGGTCGCCGGGCCCTCCAGAGTGCACAACAGCGGCGACCGCCGGCACCGCGGCACCGCCGCCGCCCTGCAAGAAGCCGGCAGGCGTCTCCTGAGAGAAGAGTTAGGGCCAGAGTTAAGAGATCTATGAGGATATTCCGGGCATACGCGCACGATTCATCGAGACCTTCTCGGCCCCTCTTCCCCTCTCTCCCGACCTGTGCTCATCTCACCTGGGGCACCAGGAGGGCTTCGGCGTCCTCGACCCCGTGCGCAGACTCAGAACTCTGGCGTGAGGGCAGGAGGGCGCGCTCAGGGCTGAAGGACCCCAGGACGAGGAGGCCATAGTAGCGGAAGAAGGCCAGGAACGGTGCCTGGATGAGGCCGGCAGCGAGGAACGCAAGCGGGATGGCAAAAAACTCGATGTAGAAGGTGATGTGGAAACTGAAGAGCGTTGCAGCGAGGACCAGCACCGTCACGATGAGGTCGGCGGCGACGGCCAGGAGGGTGCGCGTCAGCAGGTAGGCGGAGGTGTTCCCTGGGTCGGCGGCGCCGAGGCCGAGGACCGTCCTCCACCCGGCAAGGACGCCGCAGTCGTCGGTGATCATCACCGGGACGACCAGGTCGATGGTGACGACCATCACGAACCAGAGGAGGAAGGCGGCGATGAGGAAGGGGGGGGAGGCCGCGAACAATTCCGGTATTGTCTCCAGGGAGAGGGAGACATCATATAGACCGAGCGTAAGGGCGCCCACCCCGAGAAGTGCGCCCCCAAGGAGGACCTCGAAGAGGAAGAGGCGCAGTCCCTTCCTGACCCGTACATCAAAGGTCCAGAAGAGGGTGACCGGGCCGACGGTGAGGCCGTCGACGAGGACAAAATGGAAGACGGCCCCTATTACGCGGATGATGAGCAGGATAGCAAGAAAAATCCCAATGTACGCAAGGTGCCCGAAGGACGAGGCGATCCCGGCGTTTGCCAGGTCCTCGGGGTTTGGCAGGGAGATAAGGTTCAGGGAAAGTCCTCCAAACCCACCGATACAGAGGACGAACACCGCAAGCCTCAGCCATACGCCCCAGTTAAAGGGCCAGAGGAGTGACCGCGTCCGTTCGAATGCACTGTCGAATGCCTTGAAGGCATGGATTCCCGCACCCATGCCCTGAAATGGATCGGTCGCGGTCAAAAGGGTTGTGATCCCCTCTCAGGCCTCTCTGGCCGGGAGGAGGTCGTGTTCAGGGCTGAAGAGGCCCAGGACAAGGAGGGCGTAGTACCTGAAGAAGGTCACGAACGGCACCTGCACCAGGAGGAGGAGCGGGAGGGCGATGAGTATGCCGATGATCAGGAGAGGGATGAAAAATACAGGGGCCGCGGTCGGGGTGAGGCCCATCGCAAGGAGTGCGATCCCGGCGAGAGGGAGGCCGACGACGAGGAGGACCAGGAGCACCAGGACGAAGAGAATGATCCCGACGACGATGCCGAGGATGAACCTGGTGACAAGATAGACCAGGGTGTTCTTGAGGTCGGCGACGAGGAAGCCCCAGACCTTCTTCCATCCCTCAATGACCCCGCAGTCCCTGGCGATCATCACTGGCACGACAAAGTCGGTGGTGAAGAGGAAGACCACGCCGAAGAGGAGGGCGAGGAGGAGGAGGGCCGGGATGAGGACGACCAGTCCGAGGAGTATGGACGCCTCCCCTACTGCCGCGGCCGGCAGAACAAAGAGCACGACAAGGAGGGCCATGGCCGCGATGAGGAGAAGAATGAGCAGGACCTGGAAGAGAAAGAGGCGTAGCCCTTTCCCTGTCCGCAGCCCGAAGGTGCGGGAGAGCGAGACCTCGCCTGAACTGAGACAGTCGACAAAGACGAACTGGAAGACCGACCCGAGATAGAGGAAGAGGAGACCCAGGAGAAGGACGCCCCCGACGATCAAAAGAATCGTCGGGTCTGTAAGTCCGAGGTCAGAAGGAACTCCCGCCTGATCGATCTGGTCGGCACCCCCGAAGTTGTAGGAGAAGGGGTTGAACCCCCCGGCACCCCCGATGAAGAGGGCGATGACCGCGAGCCTCAGCCAGATTCCTGCATGAAATGGCCAGAGGAGGGACTTTGTCCGCGAGATGGCCCCGTCGATGGTGCGAAAGGCGTAAAGATCATCACTCATGGCCATGGGTTGGAAAAAATATGATATATAGCAGACGGTCTCCTGGTGTTACGATTGAGATCGTCGGATAATACATAATCTTAATCTGCGCCCCCCTCCAACGTATCAATGATGGTCCCGCTCATCATCGACCTCGCCGGCCGGCATGTCGTCATCTTCGGGGGCGGGACGGTGGGCCTGCGGAAAGCACGCTATTTCTGCCGCGAAGCAGAGGTCACCGTCGTCAGCAGATCCTTTCTCCCGGAGTTCTCAGGGCTTGATCTCCAATGTCTTGAGGCCGACCTCTCTGTCATGGACGATCCCGCCCTCGCCGCCCTGGTCGGGGGGGCGTTCCTCGTCGTCGCCGCCACCTCAGACAGGGAGATGAACGACCGGGTGGGACGGGCGGCGCGTGAGGCCGGTGCCCATTTCAATAACGCGAAAGGAGAGAGAGGGGACACGCTCATCCCCTCGGTGGTCAGGGGAGAAGAATATCTCCTTGCGGTCAGCACCGGCGGCGCAAGCCCGGCCGTCCCCAGGTTCCTGCGCGAGCACCTCCAGGCCACATACCCGCACCTCGACACGATGATCAGGGTCGAGGCCAGGGTGCGGGCGGCCCTCAAACAGACCGTCCCTGACCAGGCGGCACGTGCGGCAGTGCTCAGGGCCGTCCTCCGCGACCCCGAGGCATGGGCATGGCTTGCCGACGGCGAGGACCGGGCATATGAGCGGATTAAGGAGCGGTATCTGTGACGCAATTACTCCATACTGACCTGGCCATGGCCGGGCTCAATCACCACACCGCAGGCCTCGGCGACCTGGAGACCTTCAGGTTCTCTGACGAAGAGGGCTTTCTTGCCGCGGCCCGCGAACGGTTCAAGGGCGCTCTCCTCCTTCAGACCTGCAACAGGACCGAGGTGCTGGTCCACGGCGACGCACGGGCCCTCACCGACTTTCTTCATGACCAGGGACGGGACTCCTTCGAGGTCCTGGAAGACGTCGCGGTGCTCCGCCATCTCCTCGAATTGGCCGCCGGGGTCGACTCGATGATCATCGGCGAGGACCAGATCCTCGGGCAACTGAAAGGGGCGCTGGCACTGGCGCAGGAGCACGGCACAAGCGACCCTGTCATCGACCTCTGCATCAAGAAGGCGGTGCATGTGGGAGTCGAGGTGCGTAAGCGGACCGAGATCAACCGAGGGGCAGTCTCGATCGGGTCTGCGGCCGTCGCCCTGGCAGAAGACCTCCTCGGCACTCTTGACGGCCGGCACATCCTGGTCATCGGGAGCGGCGAGATGGGGATGCTCGTGACCAAGGCGCTCGCCGCCAGGGACCTGACCGCGATCTACGTGGCCAACCGGACCTATGAACGCGCCCTCGTTCTCGCCGAGAAGATCGGGGGGAAAGCAGTAAATTTCAGTGAGCTCACCAGGTACATCACCCTCTCCGACGTTGTCATCACCTGCACCTCGGCGCCGCACCCGCTCATCACAAGAG
This window encodes:
- a CDS encoding NADP-dependent malic enzyme translates to MGRDIYAESLALHERHHGKIGIRGKVAVRTAHDLGLTYTPGVAGVSRQVAADPDLAYRYTLKANTVAIVSDGSAVLGLGDIGGYGAIPVMEGKALLFKEFAGIDAFPICFADKGQDLVGQIRNIAPVFGGINLEDIAAPRCFAIEEALQDLGIPVMHDDQHGTGVVVLAALVNACRVLGKDFADLTIVVSGGGAAGYGVARLLTCLGMDRHLCTPVWDIIVCDSKGTLHRGRQDLLTVPHKYILAHETNRHDLDGTLADALVGADVFIGVSAPGIVTAEMVGSMHDDPVVLALANPVPEIMPDEASAAGAAVVGTGRSDFPNQVNNVLAFPGIFRGALDAAASRITDEMKLAAAAALAATVDDPRPDHILPDVLDRRVTGAVAAAVHEAAVQGGCARRHPEEVDSSAGTGREYRGTHPP
- a CDS encoding aspartate ammonia-lyase — protein: MQEPAGNTGAPTRRERDALGMRAVPAEVYWGVQTLRAVENFQVSGVREPAALVRAYLVLKKAAAYANMALGEIDAELGWAIVKAADEGLEGRFDDQFVVDVFQAGAGTSFHMNVNEVLANRALELLGREKGDYDYLSPNDHVGRCQSTHDTFPTASHLAIITEADRLLAVLDSLARAFSRKGEEFADVQKSGRTHLTDALPLTLGAEFVAYATALRRAAWRVKERREDLREVAIGGTANGTGANAHPEFRETVLADLNRFTGLGLIPATDSFEALQSRAAMAAFSGALRELALELIRIANDLRLLGSGPTSGLAEITFPAVQSGSSTMNGKVNPVMAECLDMVGFQVVGNDTAVALAAQAGQVDLNVMTPVMTANILASLSLLTSFLPLFEEKCVAGIGANRGQARALLMKNPALASLLSPQIGHLRAANLAGEARRRGVAVPALAVEKGYLTEKEAAELFDMERMARGLYARYPWTHQEREDEG
- a CDS encoding bifunctional precorrin-2 dehydrogenase/sirohydrochlorin ferrochelatase; translation: MMVPLIIDLAGRHVVIFGGGTVGLRKARYFCREAEVTVVSRSFLPEFSGLDLQCLEADLSVMDDPALAALVGGAFLVVAATSDREMNDRVGRAAREAGAHFNNAKGERGDTLIPSVVRGEEYLLAVSTGGASPAVPRFLREHLQATYPHLDTMIRVEARVRAALKQTVPDQAARAAVLRAVLRDPEAWAWLADGEDRAYERIKERYL
- the hemA gene encoding glutamyl-tRNA reductase, whose translation is MAGLNHHTAGLGDLETFRFSDEEGFLAAARERFKGALLLQTCNRTEVLVHGDARALTDFLHDQGRDSFEVLEDVAVLRHLLELAAGVDSMIIGEDQILGQLKGALALAQEHGTSDPVIDLCIKKAVHVGVEVRKRTEINRGAVSIGSAAVALAEDLLGTLDGRHILVIGSGEMGMLVTKALAARDLTAIYVANRTYERALVLAEKIGGKAVNFSELTRYITLSDVVITCTSAPHPLITREILARAMRDRCWPIDGHPRPLVIVDIAQPRDVEEAAAGIDGVNLYTIDDLRDVNEHTIEARRTEAARAETFIEEELDRFLSQINCASADEVLRGLYTWAEAVRVRERDRALGRLHGCGPETEGVIDDLTRVLTKKLLIDATFSIRSCAKQGQIEDAEWLVRAITRGDRLCSQRDD